A single window of Pseudomonas lijiangensis DNA harbors:
- a CDS encoding ABC transporter ATP-binding protein, whose translation MNIAQSVPPNPTAGSFLWGYVRRRPWAYGGMVTLVIAAASCAVAVQYGMKLLVDSMGDEGNRSGVWFAFGFFIFLIAIENLFWRLGGWLGCRTVVASCADMRVDLFSHLTGHPMRYFAEHYAGALGSRISATGAAAGQIYSALLWKIIPPCVDFLGAVVVLATVRIQMALALVAFVVLVAAIITFFGIRGRSRHQLYAAQAASVGGELVDLVNNVWTIKAFTARERERLRLDAKIRTEARAQSRSWMYVEKARVLHDLCLASMAGTMLAWSILLWTRGAVSVGDVVMVSALTFRILHGSRDLALALVETSQHLGAVGDTLSVIAKPYELSDTEQDWVAPSGTIELQDVGYAYPGGRKVLCGLSLRIEPGQRVGIVGPSGAGKTTLLGLLQRLDDVSSGSIRIDGRDLRQISQDSLRRQIAVVPQEPTLFNRSIYENIAYGRPEATREDVIAAARSAYCHEFIDQLPHGYETLVGERGVMLSGGQRQRLGIARAFLKNAPILLLDEATAALDSGSEAIIQSALGSLMRGRTVLAIAHRLTTLSAFDRVLVMQQGSIVEDGPPERLRSAGGLFQTLWQAQEMGRQD comes from the coding sequence ATGAACATCGCGCAGAGTGTGCCGCCCAACCCCACTGCCGGGAGTTTTCTGTGGGGCTACGTCAGGCGTCGGCCATGGGCCTATGGCGGCATGGTCACGCTGGTGATTGCTGCTGCCAGTTGCGCGGTGGCTGTGCAGTACGGCATGAAGCTGCTGGTCGACAGTATGGGAGACGAGGGGAATCGTTCCGGGGTCTGGTTCGCCTTCGGTTTTTTCATTTTTCTGATCGCTATCGAAAACCTGTTCTGGCGCCTTGGCGGCTGGCTGGGCTGTCGTACGGTGGTTGCCAGTTGTGCGGACATGCGGGTGGACCTGTTCAGTCATCTGACCGGACACCCGATGCGCTACTTTGCCGAGCATTACGCCGGAGCCCTGGGCAGCCGCATTTCGGCTACCGGTGCGGCGGCGGGGCAGATCTACAGTGCGCTGCTGTGGAAAATCATTCCACCCTGCGTCGACTTTCTGGGGGCTGTGGTGGTGCTGGCCACGGTGCGTATCCAGATGGCCCTGGCGCTGGTGGCGTTCGTGGTGCTGGTGGCGGCGATCATCACCTTCTTCGGCATTCGCGGGCGCAGCCGTCATCAGCTTTATGCGGCGCAGGCTGCCAGTGTGGGCGGTGAGCTTGTGGACCTGGTCAACAACGTCTGGACGATCAAGGCTTTCACGGCACGTGAGCGAGAGCGCCTGCGTCTGGATGCAAAAATCCGCACCGAGGCGCGGGCTCAGAGTCGTAGCTGGATGTACGTGGAAAAGGCCCGGGTGCTCCATGACCTGTGTCTGGCGAGCATGGCGGGTACCATGCTCGCCTGGTCCATTCTGCTCTGGACGCGCGGTGCAGTGAGCGTTGGCGATGTGGTGATGGTCAGCGCACTGACGTTCCGTATCCTGCATGGCTCACGGGATCTGGCGCTGGCACTGGTCGAGACCAGTCAGCACCTGGGCGCCGTCGGTGACACCCTGTCGGTGATTGCCAAACCCTATGAACTCAGCGATACCGAGCAGGACTGGGTGGCGCCATCCGGCACCATCGAGTTGCAGGATGTCGGCTATGCCTACCCCGGCGGACGCAAAGTCCTGTGCGGGTTGAGCCTGCGCATCGAGCCGGGGCAGCGAGTTGGTATTGTCGGCCCGTCCGGCGCAGGCAAGACCACGCTGCTGGGGTTGCTGCAACGTCTGGATGACGTCAGTTCGGGAAGTATTCGCATCGATGGTCGCGACCTGAGGCAGATCAGCCAGGACAGCCTGCGTCGACAGATCGCCGTTGTGCCCCAGGAACCCACTCTTTTCAACCGCAGCATCTACGAAAACATTGCCTACGGACGACCCGAAGCCACCCGCGAGGACGTGATCGCGGCAGCTCGCAGTGCCTATTGTCACGAGTTCATCGACCAGTTGCCCCATGGCTATGAAACCCTGGTGGGCGAGCGGGGCGTGATGCTTTCCGGTGGCCAGCGTCAGCGCCTCGGTATTGCCCGGGCCTTTCTCAAGAACGCTCCGATTCTGTTGCTCGACGAAGCCACCGCTGCTCTGGATTCAGGCTCCGAAGCCATTATCCAGTCGGCGCTCGGCAGCCTGATGCGCGGTCGCACAGTATTGGCCATCGCCCATCGGCTCACCACACTCAGCGCGTTCGACCGGGTGCTGGTGATGCAGCAGGGCAGCATCGTCGAAGACGGCCCGCCCGAGCGGTTGCGCAGCGCGGGCGGGCTGTTTCAGACACTCTGGCAGGCCCAGGAAATGGGGCGTCAGGATTGA
- a CDS encoding YqaA family protein — protein MFELTSYLGLFAVAFGAATLLPLQSEAVLVGMLLSERYATVLLLLVATSGNVLGSAVNWYLGRSIEHFRHRRWFPVSERHLDKAQHTYRRYGRWALLFSWVPIIGDPITMIAGVMREPFWSFLLIVTLAKGLRYLVLTAMTLGWMA, from the coding sequence ATGTTCGAGCTGACAAGCTATCTGGGCTTATTTGCGGTGGCGTTCGGAGCTGCCACGCTGTTGCCGCTGCAATCGGAAGCCGTGCTGGTCGGCATGCTGCTTTCGGAGCGCTATGCGACGGTTCTGCTCCTGCTGGTTGCCACCTCGGGAAATGTCCTGGGATCGGCCGTGAACTGGTATCTGGGTCGTTCCATCGAGCACTTTCGGCACCGTCGCTGGTTTCCGGTCAGTGAGCGCCATCTGGACAAGGCCCAGCATACTTACAGACGTTACGGACGCTGGGCACTGCTGTTCAGTTGGGTGCCGATCATCGGCGACCCCATCACCATGATCGCAGGCGTCATGCGCGAACCGTTCTGGAGTTTTCTGCTGATCGTCACACTTGCGAAAGGGCTGCGCTACCTTGTGCTGACCGCGATGACGCTGGGGTGGATGGCATAG
- a CDS encoding RidA family protein encodes MTKRDVVFPAGRLELYERNRYSPAIRSNGFLFVSGQVGSKEDGSPEQDLEVQVRTAFNNLNAILKGAGCTFDDVVDVTIFIVDPESKFERIWKVLPEFWGQAPYPTLTGVGVTWLYGFEFEIKVIARVPEAVEG; translated from the coding sequence ATGACAAAGCGTGATGTAGTTTTCCCCGCCGGACGCCTCGAACTTTACGAGCGCAATCGCTATTCACCTGCGATTCGCTCCAATGGCTTCCTGTTCGTTTCCGGCCAGGTAGGCAGCAAGGAAGACGGCTCGCCCGAGCAGGATCTGGAGGTACAGGTCAGGACAGCCTTCAACAACCTCAACGCCATCCTCAAGGGAGCAGGCTGCACCTTCGATGACGTGGTCGATGTCACCATTTTCATCGTCGACCCCGAATCAAAGTTTGAAAGGATCTGGAAAGTCCTGCCGGAGTTCTGGGGGCAGGCACCCTATCCGACACTGACCGGAGTGGGCGTCACCTGGCTGTATGGATTTGAATTCGAGATCAAGGTAATTGCCAGGGTTCCGGAAGCGGTCGAGGGCTGA
- a CDS encoding LysR family transcriptional regulator: protein MDRFDAMQAFARVVEAGSFTRAAETLHMSKTTVTQLVQQLEARLRVKLLNRTTRKVNVTADGAAYYERVVRLLADLDDAETSLSSASALPRGRLRVDVPSPFASTILMPALPDFHARYPDIQIDMGVSDRIVDVIGENVDCVVRGGELTDQSLMARRVGDLRLGVYAAPSYLERIGTPSHPRELEDSHHRIVGFLWARTGKALPYAMQRDGESLQVHGRYVLAVDDGNAYLAAGLAGMGVLWVPDYMAKPHLERGDLVPLFRDWRMDTMPMYVAFAPNRHISLKLRVFIDWVAELMTQHAPVIDRR from the coding sequence ATGGACCGTTTCGATGCGATGCAGGCATTTGCACGAGTGGTAGAGGCGGGCAGCTTCACCAGGGCGGCCGAAACCCTGCACATGAGCAAGACCACGGTGACGCAACTGGTCCAGCAACTGGAGGCCCGCTTGCGGGTCAAGTTGCTCAACCGGACGACGCGCAAGGTCAATGTCACGGCCGATGGCGCGGCTTATTACGAGCGGGTGGTCAGGCTGCTGGCGGATCTGGACGATGCCGAGACCAGCCTTTCCAGCGCCTCGGCATTGCCCAGAGGACGGCTGCGAGTGGATGTGCCCAGCCCGTTTGCCAGTACGATTCTGATGCCGGCCCTGCCGGATTTTCATGCCCGATACCCGGATATCCAGATCGACATGGGCGTCAGCGATCGTATCGTGGATGTGATCGGTGAGAATGTGGATTGCGTGGTTCGCGGCGGCGAGTTGACCGACCAGTCGCTGATGGCCCGGCGTGTGGGTGATCTCAGGCTTGGCGTGTATGCGGCACCAAGTTATCTGGAACGGATCGGCACACCTTCGCATCCGCGAGAGCTGGAAGATTCCCATCACCGCATCGTCGGTTTCCTGTGGGCGCGTACCGGCAAGGCCTTGCCTTATGCCATGCAGCGCGATGGAGAGAGTCTTCAGGTACACGGGCGTTACGTGCTGGCGGTGGACGATGGCAATGCCTACCTGGCTGCAGGTCTGGCTGGCATGGGCGTCTTGTGGGTGCCGGACTATATGGCCAAACCCCATCTTGAGCGTGGTGATCTGGTGCCGCTGTTCAGGGATTGGCGCATGGACACGATGCCGATGTACGTGGCCTTTGCGCCGAACCGGCATATCAGCCTCAAGCTGCGGGTCTTCATCGACTGGGTCGCTGAACTGATGACGCAGCATGCGCCTGTGATTGATAGGCGTTAA
- a CDS encoding MarR family winged helix-turn-helix transcriptional regulator: MAHDRRYVYLLNAAQKSLSRHIERHISNHAGISATQAGALFVLNGQDGALSGEVALALDIAPSAMTGLADRMVKSGLIERRVDEHDKRSYRLWLTEAGRTATLQATRELSPLNEKLTQAFSDEEMEIVSRWLAAVRDRSQ, from the coding sequence ATGGCGCATGATCGTCGCTACGTCTACTTGCTGAATGCGGCTCAAAAAAGCCTGTCCAGACACATCGAACGGCATATCTCGAATCACGCCGGCATCAGCGCCACCCAGGCGGGCGCACTCTTTGTGCTCAATGGGCAGGACGGCGCGCTCAGTGGCGAGGTCGCACTGGCACTGGATATCGCGCCCTCAGCCATGACCGGCCTGGCCGACAGGATGGTCAAGTCGGGGCTGATCGAGCGTCGCGTCGATGAGCATGACAAACGCAGCTATCGCCTGTGGCTGACAGAGGCAGGCCGCACAGCCACTCTGCAGGCGACTCGCGAGCTGTCACCGTTGAATGAAAAGCTGACCCAAGCGTTCAGCGATGAGGAAATGGAGATTGTCTCCAGATGGCTCGCGGCGGTCAGGGATCGCAGCCAGTGA
- a CDS encoding alpha/beta hydrolase family protein yields MNTTTHSIPCSNGHSVEVTIHSATGPAKAVVQINPATGVTERMYFPFAQYLVSKGFRVITYNYRGVGRKGPHPKTVQAGFISWADNDVEAVTHWISEQYSGTPHLAVGHSFGGHAIGLCESSTRLHAAVTLCSHAGCLRFIRPWQERLKVAILLKFLGPVSAKLLGYFPGRRLGVGEDLPADVMREWSRWTSLRQYFFDDPSVNAPARFARPRLPILAVGIDDDPWAPAEAIDLMTKHLTGCSVERRQLGPADSNGSSIGHLGFFRQQHADTLWPVVARWLETQLPGNPNGA; encoded by the coding sequence ATGAACACGACAACCCATTCAATCCCCTGCAGCAATGGCCACAGCGTCGAGGTCACGATCCATAGCGCTACAGGCCCGGCCAAAGCCGTGGTTCAAATCAACCCGGCGACGGGTGTCACCGAACGCATGTACTTTCCGTTCGCTCAGTATCTGGTCAGCAAAGGTTTCAGGGTCATCACCTACAACTATCGGGGTGTCGGCAGGAAAGGTCCTCATCCGAAAACCGTTCAGGCAGGTTTTATTTCGTGGGCTGATAACGATGTCGAAGCCGTCACCCACTGGATTTCGGAGCAGTACAGCGGGACTCCTCACCTCGCGGTGGGCCATAGCTTCGGCGGGCATGCCATCGGGTTGTGCGAGAGCAGCACCAGGCTCCACGCGGCTGTGACCCTATGCTCCCACGCGGGCTGCCTGCGATTCATCAGGCCTTGGCAGGAACGCTTGAAAGTGGCAATCCTGCTGAAATTCCTGGGGCCTGTCAGCGCGAAACTCCTGGGCTACTTTCCAGGACGCAGGCTGGGCGTTGGCGAAGACCTTCCAGCAGATGTCATGCGCGAATGGTCACGCTGGACCAGTCTTCGTCAGTACTTCTTTGATGATCCTTCAGTCAACGCCCCTGCCCGCTTCGCTCGCCCGAGGCTGCCGATTCTGGCCGTGGGTATCGATGATGATCCATGGGCACCCGCCGAAGCCATCGACCTCATGACGAAGCATTTGACGGGTTGTTCTGTAGAGCGACGCCAGCTTGGTCCTGCAGACAGTAACGGCTCATCCATCGGGCACCTGGGGTTTTTCCGTCAACAACATGCCGACACCTTATGGCCAGTAGTGGCAAGATGGCTGGAAACTCAGTTACCGGGTAATCCGAATGGCGCATGA
- the acnB gene encoding bifunctional aconitate hydratase 2/2-methylisocitrate dehydratase has protein sequence MLEAYRKHIEERAAQGIVPQPLNAEQTADLIELLKNPPAGEEDFLVDLITNRIPPGVDEAAYVKAGFLSALAKGEATSPLIDKKRATELLGTMQGGYNIVTLVALLDDAELAPIAAEQLKHTLLMFDAFHDVAEKAKSGNAHAQAVLQSWADGEWFKKRPVLADKISLRVFKVTGETNTDDLSPAPDAWSRPDIPLHALAMLKMAREGIVPDVQGSIGPMKQIEEMRGQGFPIAYVGDVVGTGSSRKSATNSVLWFFGDDVPYVPNKRAGGFCFGSKIAPIFYNTMEDAGALPIEFDVSNMHMGDVIDLYPHEGKVTKHNSDEVLATFEMKTPVLLDEVRAGGRIPLIIGRGLTGKARAELGLPPSDLFKTPDQPAASTKGFTLAQKMVGKACGVEGIRPGTYCEPKMTTVGSQDTTGPMTRDELKDLACLGFSTDLVMQSFCHTAAYPKPIDVKTHHTLPDFIMTRGGVSLRPGDGIIHSWLNRMLLPDTVGTGGDSHTRFPIGISFPAGSGLVAFAAATGVMPLDMPESILVRFKGKLQPGITLRDLVHAIPYYAIQAGLLTVEKKGKKNAFSGRILEIEGLENLSIEQAFELSDASAERSAAGCTIKLAKEPIIEYLNSNITLLRWMIEQGYGDPRTLERRAKAMEAWIANPELLEADKDAEYAEIIEIDLADVKEPVLCAPNDPDDARLLSSVQGEKIDEVFIGSCMTNIGHFRAAGKLLDQVKGQLPTRLWLSPPTKMDAHQLTEEGYYGIYGKAGARMEMPGCSLCMGNQARVEPNSTVVSTSTRNFPNRLGDGANVYLASAELASVASILGRLPTVEEYMSYANQIDTMAADVYRYLSFDQIAEFREAAANANIPVVQA, from the coding sequence GTGCTTGAAGCCTACCGCAAACACATCGAAGAGCGTGCCGCCCAGGGTATCGTGCCCCAGCCGCTTAACGCCGAACAAACTGCAGACCTTATTGAGCTGCTGAAGAATCCTCCCGCTGGCGAAGAAGATTTCCTTGTCGACCTGATCACCAACCGCATTCCACCAGGCGTGGACGAAGCGGCGTACGTCAAGGCCGGTTTCCTGTCTGCTCTGGCAAAGGGCGAAGCCACTTCCCCGCTGATCGACAAGAAACGCGCCACCGAACTGTTGGGCACCATGCAAGGTGGCTACAACATCGTGACTCTGGTTGCCTTGCTCGACGATGCCGAACTGGCACCGATCGCTGCCGAACAGCTCAAGCACACCCTGCTGATGTTCGATGCTTTCCACGACGTTGCTGAAAAAGCCAAGAGCGGCAACGCTCACGCTCAGGCAGTCCTGCAATCCTGGGCTGACGGCGAGTGGTTCAAGAAGCGCCCTGTACTGGCCGACAAGATCAGCCTGCGCGTCTTCAAGGTCACCGGCGAAACCAACACCGACGACCTGTCCCCGGCACCCGATGCCTGGTCCCGTCCGGATATCCCGCTGCACGCCCTGGCCATGCTGAAAATGGCTCGCGAAGGCATCGTGCCTGACGTGCAAGGCTCCATCGGCCCGATGAAGCAGATCGAAGAAATGCGCGGCCAGGGTTTCCCTATCGCCTACGTCGGTGACGTGGTCGGTACCGGTTCCTCGCGTAAATCGGCAACCAACTCGGTTCTGTGGTTCTTCGGCGACGACGTTCCTTATGTACCGAACAAGCGTGCCGGCGGTTTCTGCTTCGGCAGCAAGATCGCTCCGATCTTCTACAACACCATGGAAGATGCTGGCGCACTGCCAATCGAATTCGACGTTTCCAACATGCACATGGGCGACGTGATCGACCTGTACCCGCATGAAGGCAAAGTCACCAAGCACAACAGCGACGAAGTCCTGGCCACCTTCGAAATGAAGACCCCGGTCCTGCTCGACGAAGTACGTGCCGGTGGCCGTATCCCGTTGATCATCGGTCGCGGTCTGACCGGCAAGGCACGTGCCGAGCTGGGTCTGCCACCATCGGATCTGTTCAAGACTCCGGATCAGCCAGCTGCCAGCACCAAGGGTTTCACCCTGGCGCAGAAAATGGTCGGCAAGGCATGCGGCGTAGAAGGTATCCGTCCGGGCACCTACTGCGAACCGAAGATGACCACCGTCGGTTCCCAGGACACCACTGGCCCGATGACCCGCGACGAGCTGAAAGACCTGGCTTGCCTGGGCTTCTCCACCGATCTGGTCATGCAGTCCTTCTGCCACACCGCTGCTTATCCAAAGCCGATCGACGTCAAGACTCACCACACGCTGCCTGATTTCATCATGACCCGTGGCGGTGTTTCCCTGCGTCCAGGCGACGGCATCATCCACAGCTGGCTGAACCGCATGCTGCTGCCTGACACCGTCGGCACCGGTGGCGACTCCCACACCCGCTTCCCGATCGGTATCTCCTTCCCGGCCGGTTCCGGTCTGGTCGCGTTCGCGGCTGCTACCGGCGTCATGCCGCTGGACATGCCTGAGTCGATCCTGGTTCGCTTCAAGGGCAAGCTGCAACCTGGCATCACCCTGCGCGACCTGGTTCACGCCATTCCTTACTACGCGATCCAGGCTGGCCTGCTGACCGTAGAGAAGAAAGGCAAGAAGAACGCCTTCTCCGGCCGCATCCTGGAGATCGAAGGTCTGGAAAACCTCAGCATCGAACAGGCTTTCGAGCTGTCCGACGCCTCGGCCGAACGTTCGGCTGCCGGTTGCACCATCAAGCTGGCCAAAGAACCGATCATCGAGTACCTGAACTCCAACATCACCCTGCTGCGCTGGATGATCGAACAAGGCTACGGTGACCCACGTACCCTGGAGCGCCGCGCCAAGGCGATGGAAGCCTGGATTGCCAATCCAGAGCTGCTGGAAGCCGACAAGGACGCCGAGTACGCCGAAATCATCGAAATCGACCTGGCCGACGTCAAGGAGCCTGTGCTCTGCGCGCCGAACGACCCGGACGATGCCCGCCTGCTGTCTTCGGTACAGGGCGAGAAGATCGACGAAGTGTTCATCGGTTCCTGCATGACCAACATCGGCCACTTCCGCGCTGCGGGCAAGTTGCTGGATCAGGTCAAAGGCCAGCTGCCGACCCGTCTGTGGCTGTCGCCTCCGACCAAGATGGACGCTCACCAGTTGACCGAAGAAGGCTACTACGGCATCTACGGCAAGGCTGGCGCACGCATGGAAATGCCGGGCTGCTCGCTGTGCATGGGTAACCAGGCTCGCGTAGAACCGAACTCCACCGTGGTTTCGACTTCGACCCGTAACTTCCCGAACCGTCTGGGTGACGGCGCGAACGTCTACCTGGCCTCGGCCGAGCTGGCGTCCGTCGCTTCTATCCTGGGTCGCCTGCCGACCGTCGAGGAGTACATGAGCTACGCGAACCAGATCGACACCATGGCAGCGGACGTATACCGCTACCTGAGCTTCGATCAGATCGCCGAGTTCCGCGAAGCCGCTGCGAACGCCAATATCCCGGTCGTTCAAGCGTAA
- a CDS encoding DUF1289 domain-containing protein, translated as MPDQIIKTPCVGLCSTVYGDLVCRGCKRFHHEVVNWNGYNEDEKRAVWLRLEQLLVQVMAAKLEIFDVEKLRMQLVQRKIRFVAHQSEYCWAYQLIARGARVINQVEAYGFVLLPEFRDWGLPELRDAIDREFFLLSEAHYQRYIAPGFLKDAFGV; from the coding sequence ATGCCTGATCAAATCATCAAAACGCCTTGCGTCGGCCTTTGCTCTACTGTTTACGGGGATCTGGTTTGCCGTGGCTGCAAGCGTTTCCATCATGAAGTGGTCAACTGGAATGGCTACAACGAAGACGAGAAAAGAGCGGTCTGGCTGCGCCTGGAGCAACTGCTGGTCCAGGTGATGGCGGCCAAGCTCGAAATCTTCGATGTCGAGAAGCTGCGCATGCAGCTCGTCCAGCGCAAGATCCGCTTTGTGGCCCATCAGTCCGAATATTGCTGGGCCTACCAGTTGATCGCTCGCGGAGCGCGGGTCATCAATCAGGTGGAGGCCTACGGCTTCGTATTGCTGCCGGAGTTTCGCGACTGGGGGCTGCCTGAATTGCGCGATGCCATCGACCGTGAGTTTTTCCTGCTGTCGGAAGCCCATTACCAGCGATATATCGCGCCTGGGTTTCTGAAGGATGCGTTCGGGGTTTGA
- a CDS encoding universal stress protein, with translation MQSVRSILVVIDPAHADSLALNRAKLIAGVTQAHLHLLICDKDHAHTQQLHELKLSLLQEGFTATAEQHWEESTHKTICKVQQAEGCGLVIKQHLPDNPLKKALLTPDDWKLLRYCPSPVLMVKTSRPWTGGVILAAVDVGNADGEHKALHFSIVDHGYDIAALAKGQLHVITAHPSPMLSAADPVYQLKESIEARYREQCQAFQSEFDIDDSHLHIAEGPADVLIPFTAHKLHAAVTIIGTVARTGLSGALIGNTAEVVLDSLESDVLVLKTEEIIRHLEEMFDG, from the coding sequence ATGCAGTCTGTTCGCAGCATCCTGGTGGTCATCGATCCCGCCCACGCCGATAGCCTGGCCCTCAACCGCGCAAAACTGATTGCAGGGGTCACTCAGGCACATCTGCACCTGTTGATCTGTGACAAGGATCATGCTCATACGCAACAGCTTCACGAACTGAAACTAAGCCTTCTGCAAGAGGGTTTCACTGCGACCGCCGAACAGCACTGGGAAGAGTCCACCCACAAGACCATCTGCAAGGTGCAACAGGCCGAGGGCTGCGGGCTGGTCATCAAGCAGCATCTGCCAGACAACCCGCTGAAAAAGGCCCTGCTCACGCCGGACGACTGGAAACTGCTGCGTTACTGCCCGAGCCCCGTGCTGATGGTCAAGACCTCACGCCCCTGGACCGGCGGCGTGATACTCGCAGCCGTGGATGTCGGCAATGCGGACGGCGAACACAAGGCACTGCATTTCAGCATCGTCGATCACGGCTATGACATTGCGGCGCTGGCCAAAGGGCAGTTGCACGTCATAACCGCTCATCCTTCTCCCATGCTGTCGGCTGCCGATCCGGTCTATCAGCTCAAGGAAAGCATCGAAGCCCGCTACCGGGAACAATGCCAGGCGTTCCAGTCCGAATTCGATATCGATGACAGCCATCTGCATATCGCCGAAGGCCCGGCGGATGTACTGATTCCCTTTACCGCTCACAAGCTCCACGCAGCCGTCACCATTATCGGCACCGTGGCGCGCACAGGTCTTTCAGGGGCTTTGATCGGCAATACCGCCGAAGTGGTGCTCGATTCACTGGAAAGCGATGTGCTGGTTCTCAAGACCGAGGAGATCATCCGGCATCTGGAGGAGATGTTTGATGGTTGA
- the miaE gene encoding tRNA-(ms[2]io[6]A)-hydroxylase, whose translation MYPIPEIEAFLLCRTPDSWVQAALRNLDILLIDHANNEKKAAGAAFQFMFQYNDKFDLLSKMSRLAREELRHFEQVLSIIRKREIPMANVSSARYAGALRKLVRNHNPYRLTDALIVGAIVEARSCERFAALVPHLDEELAKFYGGLLKSEARHFQDYLKLAYTYGDKADVDAKIEEIRHAERELIESPDEEFRFHSGVPVAA comes from the coding sequence ATGTACCCGATCCCCGAAATCGAAGCCTTTCTGCTGTGCCGCACGCCCGACAGTTGGGTTCAGGCTGCTTTGCGCAATCTGGACATTCTGTTGATCGACCATGCGAACAACGAGAAAAAGGCGGCCGGGGCGGCGTTCCAGTTCATGTTCCAGTACAACGACAAGTTCGACCTGCTGAGCAAGATGTCGCGTCTGGCCCGTGAAGAGCTGCGGCACTTCGAGCAGGTGCTGAGCATTATCCGCAAGCGCGAAATCCCCATGGCCAACGTCAGTTCGGCGCGTTATGCGGGGGCATTGCGCAAGCTGGTGCGCAACCATAATCCCTATCGCCTGACCGACGCCCTGATCGTGGGCGCCATCGTCGAAGCCCGTTCCTGCGAGCGCTTCGCCGCGTTGGTGCCGCATCTGGATGAAGAACTCGCCAAATTCTACGGAGGGCTGCTGAAGTCCGAAGCCCGGCATTTTCAGGATTACCTGAAGCTGGCCTATACCTATGGCGATAAAGCCGATGTTGACGCCAAGATCGAAGAAATTCGCCACGCCGAACGTGAGTTGATCGAAAGCCCGGACGAGGAGTTCCGCTTCCATAGCGGTGTGCCTGTCGCAGCCTGA
- a CDS encoding MarR family winged helix-turn-helix transcriptional regulator yields the protein MKHFTSENFDSSLMGLLVGRTNALKDRMLDKYLLPYDVTFSQFKVLIIISQFALDTPVELCRHLSLDSGSMTRMLDRLEQKGLIVRTRSASDRRQVHVALTAQGQKLSDLLPQIGADAMNDTFAVLDKEEVATLERILTKVLVAADDHITLTRLSFKSTGSK from the coding sequence TTGAAACATTTTACGTCCGAGAATTTTGATTCCAGCCTCATGGGGTTGTTGGTCGGTCGCACCAACGCGCTCAAGGACCGCATGCTGGACAAGTATTTGCTGCCCTATGACGTCACCTTCTCGCAGTTCAAGGTGCTGATCATCATTTCCCAGTTCGCCCTCGATACCCCCGTCGAATTGTGTCGGCACCTGTCTCTGGACAGCGGTTCCATGACGCGAATGCTCGATCGTCTGGAGCAAAAGGGGCTGATCGTGCGCACCCGTTCCGCCTCCGACAGGCGTCAGGTGCATGTGGCCTTGACCGCGCAGGGGCAGAAACTTTCGGACTTGCTGCCGCAGATCGGCGCCGATGCGATGAACGACACCTTTGCCGTTCTGGACAAGGAAGAAGTCGCGACCCTTGAGCGAATCCTGACCAAGGTGCTGGTGGCCGCCGACGACCACATCACCCTTACGCGGCTGAGCTTCAAGTCCACCGGGTCGAAGTGA